A DNA window from Fragaria vesca subsp. vesca linkage group LG3, FraVesHawaii_1.0, whole genome shotgun sequence contains the following coding sequences:
- the LOC101295406 gene encoding 2-succinylbenzoate--CoA ligase, chloroplastic/peroxisomal-like → MGTYSDSHICHCLSLLSTLRRNSVVTIAGNRRKTGKEFVDGVMGLAQGLVQLGLQSGDIVSIAAFNSELYLEWLLAIAYVGAIAAPLNYRWSYEEAVLAMEVVRPAMLVSDDSCVSWYSKLQHIGFPSLRWHVLLDSSSDFISTSNVNVLTTETIIKQSVRAASLDYCWAPENAVIICFTSGTSGRPKGVAISHSAFIVQSLAKLAVVGYGEEDVYLHTAPLCHIGGLSSALAMLMVGACHVFIPKFDAKAALKAIAQHNVTSLITVPAMMADLVSKFRGNDTFKCIQNVKKILNGGGGLSVELTIAATKLFPKAKLLSAYGESLIYRMTETCSSLTFMTLYDLNVDQRKSHTVDQTRGICVGKPAPHVELKICTDGTSDVGRILTRGPHVMLRYWNGTVANAAAESNNGVWLDTGDIGSIDVYGNVWLVGRANGRIKSGGENIYPEEVERTLLQHPGVASVVVVGIPDARLTETVVACVQIRENWQWVSTSTKDSVAEHMLHISTEILLQYCKEKNLTGFKIPKRFIVWTKPFPVTTTGKIRRNLIRGEAMSHLQYLISHL, encoded by the exons ATGGGTACTTACTCAGACTCCCACATTTGCCACTGCCTGAGCCTCCTCTCCACTCTCAGGCGAAACTCTGTGGTCACAATCGCCGGAAACCGGCGAAAGACCGGCAAGGAGTTCGTGGACGGCGTCATGGGTCTGGCTCAGGGCCTTGTCCAACTTGGACTCCAGTCCGGTGACATCGTCTCCATTGCTGCCTTCAATAG TGAGTTGTATTTGGAGTGGTTACTTGCAATTGCATACGTTGGTGCTATAGCTGCTCCTCTTAATTACAGATGG AGTTATGAAGAGGCAGTTTTGGCAATGGAGGTGGTGAGGCCAGCAATGCTGGTTTCTGATGATAGCTGTGTATCTTGGTATTCTAAGCTTCAACATATTGGTTTTCCTTCTCTGAGGTGGCATGTTTTGCTGGATTCTTCCTCGGATTTTATATCGACTTCGAATGTTAATG TGTTAACAACTGAAACAATTATAAAGCAATCTGTGAGGGCTGCATCATTGGATTACTGTTGGGCACCTGAGAATGCTGTGATCATTTGCTTCACTTCTG GAACCTCAGGAAGGCCAAAAGGAGTTGCCATAAGTCACTCGGCCTTTATAGTACAGTCCCTAGCAAAACTCGCGGTTGTTGGCTACGGTGAGGAAGAT GTGTATTTGCATACAGCTCCACTCTGCCACATTGGTGGTTTGTCATCAGCACTAGCAATGCTCATGGTTGGAGCATGCCATGTATTTATACCTAAATTCGACGCTAAGGCTGCCCTCAAAGCCATAGCACAACACAATGTGACCTCTCTAATCACCGTCCCTGCCATGATGGCCGATTTAGTTTCTAAATTCAG GGGAAACGATACATTTAAATGCATACAGAATGTCAAGAAGATATTAAATGGAGGTGGAGGTTTGTCAGTTGAGCTCACCATAGCTGCCACCAAATTGTTCCCTAAAGCTAAACTTCTCTCAGCTTATGGTGAGTCCCTCATATACA GGATGACAGAAACGTGCTCTTCGCTGACCTTCATGACCCTGTATGACCTGAACGTTGATCAAAGAAAATCACACACAGTTGATCAAACAAGAGGTATTTGTGTTGGCAAGCCTGCTCCTCATGTGGAGTTGAAGATTTGCACCGATGGAACTTCTGATGTGGGTAGGATTTTAACTAGAGGACCACATGTGATGCTTAGATACTGGAATGGAACTGTAGCAAATGCAGCTGCAGAGTCCAACAATGGAGTTTGGCTCGACACAGGTGACATTGGATCCATTGATGTCTATGGTAACGTATGGCTTGTAGGACGAGCAAATGGTCGAATCAAGAGTGGAGGGGAGAACATTTACCCTGAAGAG GTAGAGAGAACCCTATTACAACATCCAGGGGTTGCCAGCGTTGTTGTGGTTGGAATTCCAGACGCTCGTCTCACGGAAACGGTCGTCGCTTGTGTTCAGATAAGAGAAAACTGGCAATGGGTGAGTACAAGTACCAAAGACTCAGTTGCAGAGCACATGCTTCACATTTCCACTGAGATTCTTTTACAATATTGTAAAGAGAAGAATTTGACTGG GTTTAAAATACCAAAAAGATTCATTGTATGGACGAAGCCATTTCCGGTCACAACGACTGGAAAAATAAGAAGAAACCTAATCCGGGGAGAAGCTATGTCACATCTGCAATATTTGATCAGTCATTTATGA
- the LOC101307569 gene encoding WPP domain-associated protein-like: MESLEVMENGVGSCNGGMEQLEVMHNGVEKCNGGMEQLSNGVKESDHLGVDILEDLESYMQDINDRLTISRMVSDSVIKGMVTAVTEEAAEEIAQKEREVTKLKEMLHVHHVGVDENEFSGSSIMPRLPTGTQHGLTPIGSRDGIQQPSALEAFSGHDRIAETLVHLRGTTNKEFKKLKKEIDSIRMRSSMKRISFGSGLGDILQDKVSDKWDVERTLDSLKTTIESVYQQVEEMIHLSKTSVYEWQLEQEFKAKIEAEIEALVMSNCIWTVGGNMRDSFCDVKTVNWDGKMKEISGIRDELDAISKSLSVSDNGQLSSHGSLEGEEESSNGKKGAGSHRNVLNYLKSASSLPSTITTAAATLSASASASAASSLWEENGIHDEKEINMEEHLDPVLLKHMNKEELISHCKNEITKLKRNHELKIQDLTEQHFSYRRELLREKGPSLTVKKNKDFDMLRKRISEVISKVDEILVEKEEVDTLLPRTCGSNEESLTSLKDKVESLLSENHQLRDLLEDKKREIKCLSLQISEASENLSQHTLAEAKLLNTVGNLKAAMEDAHVEAVIGEDLFAGVVREVVDEVKRIAEESQVENSILHGIYKSIFEEAFHDAEPASKCQSEDLNMESIIMQELCDVMFKDALKDAEEKLNELNIKYIDEYELRVLHEMQKRDKEKQLKVEVANKERLRQEVLILVEEKEQLARDAAAALANEKERYELAAQEVINLRGEICQHQKLISESLKVSNAAKRDLVEALEQNDRHKADISKLEQKLAVAVKELRQLEEDRRMLLDVNHEKQIAESLLKAKERELSEQFESIAVYVSGLLKSFTDFECRVTQDISGKCSRLKSLTSQSHVLKQKADVLVRRGMLYKQRFEKKCADLEKAEAEVDLLGDEVETLLNLVEKIYIALDHYSPILQHYPGITDILKLVKRELSPDN; the protein is encoded by the exons ATGGAGAGTTTGGAAGTCATGGAGAATGGTGTTGGATCGTGCAATGGTGGGATGGAGCAGCTGGAGGTTATGCATAATGGTGTTGAAAAGTGCAACGGTGGGATGGAGCAGCTTAGCAATGGTGTGAAAGAAAGTGATCATCTGGGTGTTGACATTCTTGAGGATTTGGAGTCTTACATGCAAGATATTAATGACCGGTTGACCATATCGAGGATGGTGAGTGACTCGGTCATCAAGGGTATGGTGACTGCAGTGACAGAAGAGGCAGCTGAGGAAATTGCTCAGAAAGAACGAGAGGTGACTAAATTGAAGGAAATGTTGCATGTTCATCACGTGGGTGTTGATGAGAACGAATTCTCAGGGTCTTCAATAATGCCCCGATTGCCAACAGGTACCCAACATGGACTTACTCCTATAGGTAGCAGAGATGGAATTCAGCAGCCTAGTGCCCTTGAAGCTTTTTCTGGGCATGATAGAATAGCAGAAACTTTGGTCCACTTAAGAGGTACTACTAACAAGGAATTCAAGAAGCTCAAAAAAGAAATTGATAGCATAAGAATGCGTAGTTCAATGAAGAGGATTAGTTTCGGTTCAGGTTTGGGTGACATACTGCAAGATAAAGTATCTGACAAGTGGGATGTGGAAAGAACCTTGGATAGTCTGAAGACTACAATAGAAAGTGTCTATCAACAGGTGGAAGAAATGATTCACTTGTCAAAGACATCAGTATATGAGTGGCAGCTGGAGCAGGAGTTTAAAGCAAAAATTGAAGCAGAAATTGAAGCACTTGTGATGAGTAATTGTATTTGGACCGTTGGAGGAAACATGAGGGATTCCTTTTGTGATGTAAAAACTGTGAACTGGGATGGAAAGATGAAAGAGATATCAGGTATACGTGATGAACTAGATGCTATTTCTAAATCACTATCTGTCTCTGACAATGGGCAGCTATCTTCTCATGGATCCTTGGAAGGTGAAGAAGAGAGTAGCAATGGTAAAAAGGGTGCCGGTTCACACCGCAACGTATTGAACTATCTTAAATCAGCATCATCATTACCATCAACAATAACAACAGCAGCAGCAACATTATCAGCATCAGCATCAGCATCAGCAGCTTCATCTCTATGGGAAGAAAATGGTATACATGATGAGAAAGAAATTAATATGGAAGAACATTTGGATCCTGTCTTGCTTAAGCATATGAATAAAGAAGAATTGATAAGTCATTGCAAGAATGAGATTACTAAACTGAAGAGAAATCATGAGTTAAAAATACAAGATCTGACCGAGCAGCATTTCAGCTACAGGAGGGAATTGCTGAGAGAAAAGGGACCCTCTCTAACAGTGAAGAAGAATAAGGATTTTGATATGTTGAGAAAGAGAATCTCTGAGGTGATTTCTAAAGTAGATGAAATTCTTGTAGAAAAGGAGGAAGTGGATACATTGCTTCCTCGTACATGTGGCAGCAATGAAGAAAGTCTCACCAGTTTGAAAGATAAAGTGGAATCACTCCTCTCAGAAAACCATCAACTCAGAGATTTGCTCGAGGATAAGAAGAGAGAAATTAAGTGCCTTTCACTACAGATTTCTGAAGCTTCGGAGAACCTGTCACAACACACTCTGGCTGAAGCAAAGTTATTGAATACAGTTGGAAATCTTAAAGCAGCTATGGAAGATGCTCACGTTGAAGCTGTAATTGGTGAAGATCTATTTGCTGGTGTTGTCAGGGAAGTGGTGGATGAGGTCAAACGTATTGCTGAAGAGTCACAGGTGGAAAACAGTATTCTGCATGGAATTTACAAAAGTATATTCGAAGAAGCTTTTCATGATGCTGAACCTGCTAGCAAATGTCAATCGGAAGATTTGAATATGGAGTCCATCATAATGCAAGAACTGTGTGACGTTATGTTCAAAGATGCTTTGAAGGATGCTGAGGAGAAACTCAATGAGCTGAACATCAAGTATATTGATGAATATGAACTTCGGGTTTTGCACGAGATGCAAAAACGAGACAAGGAAAAACAATTAAAAGTAGAGGTTGCAAACAAAGAGAGATTACGGCAAGAAGTACTTATTTTGGTAGAAGAAAAGGAGCAGTTGGCACGAGATGCAGCAGCTGCATTGGCAAACGAAAAAGAACGATATGAATTAGCTGCTCAAGAGGTTATAAATTTAAGGGGTGAGATATGTCAACATCAGAAATTGATTTCAGAAAGCCTTAAAGTTTCAAATGCTGCAAAGCGTGATTTGGTTGAGGCGTTGGAGCAAAATGATAGACACAAGGCAGACATATCTAAGTTAGAACAGAAGCTTGCAGTAGCAGTGAAAGAGTTGAGGCAACTTGAGGAAGATAGAAGGATGCTTCTTGATGTCAACCATGAGAAGCAGATTGCTGAATCTTTGCTTAAAGCAAAAGAGAGGGAGCTGAGTGAGCAATTTGAATCAATAGCTGTCTATGTCAGTGGATTATTGAAATCGTTTACTGATTTTGAATGTCGAGTGACACAAGATATATCGGGGAAATGTTCGAG GTTGAAAAGTTTGACTTCTCAGTCACATGTGCTTAAACAAAAAGCTGATGTACTTGTAAGACGAGGAATGCTGTACAAGCAGAGATTTGAAAAGAAATGTGCTGACCTTGAGAAAGCTGAAGCTGAG GTTGATCTTTTGGGGGATGAGGTGGAGACTCTGTTGAATCTTGTTGAAAAAATATACATTGCCCTTGATCATTATTCACCAATATTGCAGCATTATCCTGGA ATAACTGATATCTTGAAGCTGGTGAAAAGGGAATTAAGTCCAGACAATTAG